A genomic window from Periweissella cryptocerci includes:
- a CDS encoding IpaB/EvcA family protein has translation MTEEVVRLSATAKGLLDQVNQIFPGEVMVHFGKEKAGYLLHGQATRDAMGSRFLIEVNDVTAPDYTATHELMHMLMSMSGFPQIMFNLSFGDEQLDEQLMIMATSLYNAVAHNIVVAEQRKHDLITPEVSEAFASGIAHTLTPEGDENDDQAALRLLTLVDALAFYEADEDKKKYLARFRKDYPIAYAGAKNLYDDVTKKPVDSPFAMRRAIVKMFKGFDAQMKAWGMPELHSNEFATLSSVFSARQLRMQVRQVFEVFHSEMKDKKTGERAYVGLNRQDHQNGFVIAIPEEVTGGSTEWFKQLYDMTVEELFDSIAMPYSMRDTEPTADEA, from the coding sequence ATGACAGAAGAAGTAGTACGTTTAAGCGCAACCGCCAAAGGATTATTGGACCAAGTTAATCAAATTTTCCCTGGGGAAGTAATGGTTCATTTCGGTAAGGAAAAAGCCGGTTATTTATTACATGGGCAAGCTACCCGTGATGCGATGGGTTCACGTTTCTTGATTGAAGTTAACGATGTAACCGCACCAGATTATACGGCAACGCACGAATTGATGCACATGTTGATGTCAATGTCAGGCTTCCCCCAAATTATGTTTAACTTGTCATTTGGTGATGAACAGCTTGATGAACAATTAATGATTATGGCCACTAGTTTATATAACGCCGTGGCACACAATATCGTGGTTGCGGAACAACGTAAGCATGACTTGATTACCCCAGAAGTGTCTGAAGCATTTGCTAGCGGGATTGCCCACACTTTGACCCCAGAAGGTGATGAGAATGACGATCAAGCAGCTTTGCGTTTGTTAACATTGGTTGATGCGTTGGCCTTCTATGAAGCTGATGAAGACAAGAAGAAATACTTGGCCCGTTTCCGTAAGGACTACCCAATTGCCTACGCAGGTGCGAAGAACTTGTATGATGACGTAACGAAGAAGCCAGTCGATTCGCCATTTGCAATGCGTCGGGCAATTGTGAAGATGTTCAAGGGCTTTGATGCTCAAATGAAAGCTTGGGGCATGCCTGAATTACACAGTAATGAATTTGCTACCCTTTCAAGCGTCTTCTCAGCGCGTCAATTGCGGATGCAAGTGCGCCAAGTCTTTGAAGTGTTCCACTCAGAAATGAAGGATAAAAAGACTGGCGAACGCGCTTATGTTGGGTTGAATCGTCAAGACCACCAAAATGGTTTCGTAATTGCGATTCCTGAAGAAGTTACCGGTGGTTCAACGGAATGGTTCAAGCAACTTTATGATATGACGGTGGAAGAATTATTCGATAGCATCGCAATGCCTTATTCAATGCGCGATACTGAACCAACGGCGGATGAAGCTTAA
- a CDS encoding NlpC/P60 family protein, with translation MNKIAKNLTLTMATAGAAILGTSIVGNADITVTAKRGDNVFEIAEKYKSTIDQVAAYNHLNNPRLIFKGQKIVIPSKASFEKFEKQQAEKKDANTATTVDGTSQQADQKIASMITYAKQFIGTPYVWAGSSPKGFDCSGLVSYVYKNSLGIDLPHQSGQQAKLTTKIDVSEAKAGDLYFWSRGGKVYHVAIAIGDGKFIEAPQPGKKVSINTVSNFKPQFAGRVSQLADLITASSDDVNADTTAADAQAIMTAAQFKQKGRVSYDNKTFTYYSPDGSNRSGMGAYTADGTYTLNGRDKDGYLILASSKPFGTKVMTPLGMGVVHDRGTVGNHYDIVIK, from the coding sequence ATGAATAAAATTGCAAAGAACTTAACACTTACGATGGCAACTGCTGGGGCCGCTATTTTGGGAACTAGTATTGTCGGTAACGCGGATATTACTGTGACGGCAAAACGTGGCGACAACGTCTTTGAAATTGCTGAAAAGTACAAGTCAACAATTGACCAAGTTGCAGCTTACAACCACTTGAACAACCCGCGTTTAATTTTTAAGGGTCAAAAGATTGTGATTCCTTCTAAAGCAAGCTTTGAAAAATTTGAAAAGCAACAAGCTGAAAAGAAAGATGCTAATACTGCGACGACTGTTGATGGAACTTCACAACAAGCCGATCAAAAGATTGCATCAATGATTACTTACGCTAAGCAATTTATTGGTACACCTTACGTTTGGGCGGGTTCTTCACCTAAGGGATTTGACTGTTCTGGTTTGGTTTCTTACGTGTACAAAAACAGCTTAGGCATTGATTTGCCACACCAATCAGGCCAACAAGCTAAATTAACGACTAAGATTGATGTTAGTGAAGCTAAAGCTGGTGACTTGTACTTCTGGTCACGCGGCGGTAAGGTCTACCACGTTGCGATTGCAATTGGTGATGGTAAATTCATTGAAGCCCCACAACCAGGTAAGAAGGTTTCAATTAACACTGTAAGTAACTTCAAGCCACAATTTGCTGGTCGTGTTAGCCAATTAGCTGATCTTATCACTGCTTCAAGTGATGATGTTAACGCTGATACAACTGCAGCAGACGCACAAGCAATTATGACGGCTGCGCAATTCAAACAAAAAGGTCGTGTAAGCTACGACAACAAGACATTCACTTACTACTCTCCAGATGGTTCTAACCGTTCAGGAATGGGCGCTTACACTGCTGATGGTACGTACACATTGAATGGTCGCGACAAGGATGGCTACTTGATTCTTGCGTCATCTAAGCCATTTGGTACTAAGGTGATGACACCACTTGGTATGGGTGTTGTCCATGACCGTGGAACTGTTGGTAACCACTACGATATCGTAATCAAATAA
- a CDS encoding AI-2E family transporter yields MFEKLRTSKLMFWSLELLVLALLVFVCTQISFLFTPIGIFVQTVFLPIIISGFLYYLLNPVVKLLQKVKIKKFRIPRTLAVAIVMIAVIALLALVIITVVPQLINQVSRLLANLPKFTNDVQNEVNDLMHNKWLAKSGLKVDASTIENSAGKYAKTFLLGTANGLGAVIGKVTSITITAITVPVMLFYMLNDGHKFMPNVMRLFPADKQDNIAELMGKMSKTISQYIDGQVLECLFVGVFTSIGYLIIGQPYALLLGVVAGITNIIPYVGPYIGIFPSLLVALTVGSWQLVWVIAVVVIVQQVDGNLIYPNIIGKTLKIHPLTIIIILLAAGNIAGIGGMILAIPLYAVVRTFVSYMWNIYRIQKGHITVDDLKDIE; encoded by the coding sequence ATGTTTGAAAAATTACGAACATCCAAGCTGATGTTTTGGTCGTTGGAACTACTAGTATTAGCTTTATTAGTTTTCGTGTGTACGCAAATTTCATTCTTATTCACACCAATTGGGATATTTGTACAAACCGTTTTCTTGCCAATCATTATTTCAGGATTCTTATATTACTTATTGAATCCGGTAGTGAAGCTATTGCAAAAAGTTAAAATTAAAAAATTCCGGATTCCACGCACATTGGCCGTGGCAATTGTAATGATTGCAGTAATTGCGTTATTAGCGCTCGTTATTATTACGGTTGTACCACAGTTAATTAATCAGGTTAGTCGGTTGTTAGCGAACTTACCCAAATTCACAAATGACGTGCAAAATGAAGTAAACGACTTAATGCATAACAAGTGGCTTGCTAAGAGTGGACTGAAGGTGGATGCAAGTACGATTGAAAATTCCGCCGGCAAATACGCGAAGACGTTTTTACTTGGAACTGCAAACGGCCTTGGTGCGGTAATTGGGAAAGTGACGAGCATTACGATTACGGCAATCACGGTACCAGTTATGCTGTTTTATATGTTGAACGATGGCCATAAATTCATGCCAAATGTGATGCGTTTGTTCCCAGCCGATAAGCAAGATAACATTGCGGAATTGATGGGTAAGATGTCAAAAACCATTTCACAATACATTGATGGTCAAGTACTTGAATGCCTCTTTGTTGGGGTCTTTACAAGTATCGGTTACTTAATCATTGGGCAACCATACGCCCTATTACTAGGAGTAGTTGCTGGGATTACGAACATCATTCCTTACGTTGGACCATACATTGGGATTTTTCCTTCATTGCTGGTGGCTTTAACAGTCGGTTCATGGCAACTCGTTTGGGTAATTGCTGTTGTCGTGATTGTGCAACAAGTCGATGGAAATTTAATCTACCCCAACATCATCGGCAAGACATTGAAAATTCACCCATTAACCATCATCATTATCTTGTTGGCGGCCGGTAATATCGCGGGAATCGGTGGCATGATTTTAGCGATTCCATTATACGCAGTTGTCCGGACATTTGTTTCATACATGTGGAACATTTATCGAATTCAAAAGGGCCATATCACGGTTGATGATTTGAAAGACATTGAATAA
- a CDS encoding DUF6508 domain-containing protein, which produces MSQFDFDKHIAYFRDAQGVPVVWTVGKHLDGSPDYDQEMYQFASEFQHSTMYNRDYDRVLSKLPYDKLEERDIEKLIVESDDVATFDAITTAIIRGERHLEGMWASMLENGLLLRLTEKLQAIHKNKATVDIK; this is translated from the coding sequence ATGTCACAATTTGATTTTGATAAACACATTGCATATTTTCGCGACGCCCAAGGTGTACCGGTAGTTTGGACTGTCGGTAAGCATTTGGATGGTAGCCCAGATTATGATCAAGAAATGTATCAATTTGCATCTGAATTTCAACACTCAACGATGTATAATCGTGACTATGACCGGGTGTTGAGTAAGTTACCTTATGACAAACTTGAAGAACGTGATATTGAAAAGTTAATTGTGGAAAGTGATGATGTCGCAACTTTTGATGCCATTACTACCGCAATTATTCGTGGAGAACGGCATTTAGAAGGTATGTGGGCATCGATGCTCGAAAACGGTTTATTACTACGTTTGACGGAAAAGCTACAAGCAATCCACAAAAATAAAGCAACAGTAGATATTAAATAA
- a CDS encoding NAD-dependent protein deacylase, which translates to MFMDKKIQDLFNNAKNIVFLTGAGVSTASGIPDYRSKGGLYDAVERPEYLLSTDALANEPAKMYDFIIKNMYFPATKPNVIHQKMAALVNAGKARIITQNVDGLHLKAGADAERVIEYHGNIYDVYGVTDHQPASYQNYQAGMRREDGDILRPNITLYGEIPFRTNEAAQWVMNADLVVIVGTSFVVYPFAGLLQYANAQVPILAVNRERIEAPQYVQQEIGDAVTFFEQLTVE; encoded by the coding sequence TTGTTCATGGACAAAAAGATACAGGATTTATTTAACAATGCGAAAAACATTGTGTTCTTAACCGGCGCGGGGGTTTCGACGGCTTCAGGAATTCCAGATTATCGATCTAAAGGTGGCTTGTATGATGCGGTTGAACGGCCAGAATATCTGTTAAGTACCGATGCCTTAGCCAATGAGCCAGCTAAAATGTATGATTTCATTATCAAAAATATGTACTTTCCAGCCACTAAGCCGAATGTCATTCATCAAAAAATGGCGGCATTAGTTAACGCGGGAAAAGCCCGGATTATTACGCAGAATGTGGATGGGTTACACCTTAAAGCTGGTGCTGATGCTGAACGGGTGATTGAATACCATGGCAATATCTACGATGTCTATGGGGTTACTGATCACCAACCAGCAAGTTACCAAAATTACCAGGCAGGAATGCGTCGGGAAGATGGCGACATTTTACGACCTAACATCACGTTATATGGTGAAATCCCATTCCGTACTAATGAAGCCGCGCAATGGGTGATGAACGCTGATTTAGTGGTTATCGTTGGGACTAGCTTTGTTGTGTATCCATTTGCCGGACTATTGCAATATGCTAATGCCCAGGTGCCTATCTTGGCAGTGAACCGCGAACGAATTGAAGCGCCACAGTATGTCCAACAAGAAATTGGGGATGCCGTTACCTTTTTTGAACAATTGACGGTTGAATAA